The DNA region GCGCGGCGTTGCCGAGGCCGCCGCGGCCGCCCTGGCCGGCGACGAAGGTGGTGCCCTGGCCGACCATGTCCGCCAGGACGTTGCCGGCCTTGTCGAGGACGACGGTGCCGTCCGGGACGGGCAGCACGAGGTCCTGGCCGTCCTTGCCGGAACGGTTGTCGCCCGCGCCGGGCTGGCCGTTGGTGGCCTTGCGGTGGGGGCTGTGGTGGTAGTCCAGCAGCGTGGTGACGGCCTGCTCGACGACGAGGATCACATCGCCGCCACGCCCGCCGTTACCCCCGTCGGGGCCGCCCAGCGGCTTGAACTTCTCACGGTGGACGGAGGCGCAGCCGTGGCCCCCGTTACCCGCGGCGGCATGCAGCTCGACGCGGTCCACGAAGGTGGTCATGGTGGGTGCCTCCAGGTACTGCGGAAAAAAACGGGATTGTCTCTGACGTCTCTAGATGTAACGCGCCGAGGGCGGACCCGCTTCCCCGGTCATCGGGAAAGCTGGGATCCGCCCTCGGAAGGTGCTGTGTCGTTCGGCCGGCGCCTGGGTCAGGCGGCGACGGGAACGATGTTCACGACCTTGCGGCCACGGTGCGTACCGAACTCCACCGCACCGGCGGTCAGCGCGAACAGCGTGTCGTCGCCGCCACGGCCGACGCCCGCGCCCGGGTGGAAGTGGGTGCCGCGCTGGCGGACCAGGATCTCACCGGCGTTGACGGCCTGACCGCCGAAGCGCTTCACGCCGAGCCGCTGAGCATTGGAATCGCGCCCGTTCCGAGTGGACGATGCGCCCTTCTTGTGTGCCATGTGTCCTCAGTCCCTTACTTCGCAGCCGCGGGAATGCCGGTGACCTTGATCGCCGTGTACTGCTGGCGGTGACCCTGGCGGCGGCGGTAACCGGTCTTGTTCTTGTAGCGAAGGATGTCGATCTTCGCGCCCTTGTGGTGGTCCACGATCTCGGCCTGGACCTTGATGCCGTCCAGGACCCACGGGTCGCTGGTCACGGCGTCGCCGTCGACGACGAGCAGGGTCGAGAGCTCGACCGTGTCGCCAACCTTGGCGGTGGGAATCTTGTCAACCTCAACGATGTCGCCGACAGCAACCTTGTGCTGGCGACCACCGCTGCGCACGATGGCGTACACGCGGATCTCTCTCTCACTCGGAACGGATCCCCTGATGCCAGCCGCACGCACGGGTCGGGGCCCGCGACAGTCCGGAAGGATGAGCGGCCTCCCCCGGGGACGGATCACCGGGAGGGATGTGCTCAGGGGGTAGGCGCACACAGACACGCCGGGGGGCAAGGTTACGGGGGTTGTGTGCGAGGGGTCAAACCGGGCTGCCCCCGCCGCACTGCGGACGGGTGGGCGCCACCGCGGTCGGGGCCTCCCGGGATCGTATGCTCTCCGTAAATCCTTGCCCGGAAGGCGCGACGTGAACTACAGAGTCCAGCCCACCGCCCAGGTCGACGACAGCGCCGAGCTCGGGGACGGCAGCAGCGTCTGGGAGCTCGCTCAGATCCGTGAGGGCGCCCGGCTCGGCAAGGGATGTGTGGTCGGCCGCGGTGCCTACGTGGGCACCGGCGTGCGGATAGGGGACAACGTCAAGCTCCAGAACTACGCGCTCGTGTACGAACCGGCCGAGCTCGGCGACGGAGTGTTCGTCGGCCCCGCCGTCGTGCTCACCAACGACCACAATCCCCGCTCGGTCGACCCGGAAGGCAGGCAGAAGCGCGGCGGCGACTGGGAGGCCGTAGGCGTGCGGGTCGCCGAGGGCGCCTCCCTCGGTGCGCGGTCCGTCTGCGTCGCCCCGCTGCGGATCGGGCGCTGGGCGATGGTGGCCGCCGGCGCCGTGGTCACCAAGGACGTGCCCGACTTCGCTCTGGTCGTGGGTGTTCCCGCCCGGCGTGTCGGCTGGGTCGGCCGGTCCGGGGTCAAGCTCGCGGAGCGGACGGACGAGCCGGGCGTCTGGGAGTGCCCGCAGACCGGTGCCCTGCACGACGAGAGCGACGGTGTCCTGACCGAGCGCGCCGGCTGAGCCGGACGTCCGCCGTCCGGCCCCGAGGACGCGGCGCCCTGTTCCACCGCCACGGCCCCGCTGTCCGCCCGCACCACTCGGCTCAGGGGCCGTCCTGCGCGTGGGCCCCTGGGCCAGGCCGCCGGTCGTTCACCTCACGGCGACCGGCCGGTCAGCCGCCGATGACCACGCGGCGCACGCCCACCCACCGGGCCGGGTCCGTGGTACGGCGTCCGTCGACCAGGACGCGGACGTCCGGCAGGTCGGCGGCGGCCAGTTCGCGGTACTCGGCGTGGTCGGCCTGGAGGACGGCGGCGGTGACCGTCTGGCCCTCGTGGGGCACCAGGCCGTGCGCGGTCAGCTCGTCGGCCGTGTACATCGGGTCCGAGACGAACGGCACCGCGCCGCGGGCCTTCAGCGCCTCGACCACGCCGAAGACACCGGAGAAGGCGGTCTCCTTGACACCACCGCGGTAGGCGGCGCCGAGCACCAGGACGCCGGCGCCGTCGAGGTCACCGTAGGCGGCGGCCAGCAGGTCCACGGCGTACGCGGGCATGGCGGCGTTGGCCTCACGGGCCGAACGCACCACGGTCGCCTCCGGGTCGTTCCACAGGTACATCCGCGGGTAGACCGGGATGCAGTGGCCGCCGACGGCGATGCCGGGCTGGTGGATGTGGCTGTAGGGCTGGCTGTTGCAGGCCTCGATGACCTTCTTGACGTCGATGCCGTGCCGGTCGGCGAACCGGGCGAACTGGTTGGCCAGGCCGATGTTGACGTCGCGGTAGGTGGTCTCGGCGAGCTTGGCCAGCTCCGAGGCCTCCGCGGTGCCGAGGTCCCAGACTCCGTTCGGACGCGGCAGGTCCTCGCGCGCGTCGAAGTCGAGCACGGTCTCGTAGAACTCCACACCGCGCCGCGCCGACTCCTCGTCGACACCGCCCACGAGCTTGGGGTAGCGGCGCAGGTCGGCGAAGACGCGGCCGGTCAGGACGCGCTCCGGAGAGAAGACCAGGTGGAAGTCGCGGCCCGGCGTCAGGCCCGAGCCCTCCGCGAGCATCGGCGCCCAGCGGGTACGGGTGGTGCCGACCGGCAGGGTCGTCTCGTACGAGACCAGCGTGCCGGGCCTGAGACCCGCGGCGACGGCCTTCGTCGCCGAGTCCATCCAGCCGAAGTCGGGGCTCCCCTCGGCGTCGACGAAGAGCGGTACGACGACCACGACGGCGTCGGACGCGGCGACCGCGGCCGTGGTGTCCGTCGTCGCGGAGAGCAGGCCGGCGCCCACGGTCTCCTTGAGCCTGACGTCCAGGTCGTGCTCACCGGGGAACGGCTCGGTGGCCGCGTTGACCAGCTCCACGACCTTCTCGTCGACGTCCGCGCCGATGACCTTGTGGCCCTTGGCGGCGAACTGCACGGCGAGCGGAAGGCCGATCTTGCCGAGCGCGACTACACAGATGTTCATCGGGTTACTTCCTCTTCGACCTGGAGATCTTGGAGCGCAGGCGCTTGAACACGCTGGTCCTGGTCTCCCACAGGGGTGCCGTCGTGAGGACGAGGCGCCCCTTGGAGTTCACGTTGACCGAGGCACGGTAGGGAACCGTCCGGCCCCAGCGGCGGGCCAGCGGCATGGCGGTCCCGTCGGCCCGGACGGGGATCTCGTACGCCGAGCCGGCCACGTCCACGTAGACGCGGACACCGGCCTTCGTCCTCACGGGCTGGACCGGAATCCGGCCGCGCAGTTCCGTGGCACGGCCGTCCTCGGTCTCGGAGCGGGTGAAGTCCCCAGCGAGCGGCGGGAGTTCATACTCGGGAGGCAGTCTGCGCGCCCCGGGGCCGTCCGCGCTCTTCGGCATGGCTCTCGCGGCCAGCCGCACGGTCAGGGAATCCGTGTCCCCGAGGACGCCGACCCGTACCGTGAGGACCAGGTACAGGTCGTCGTCGGCCTGGTCCCATTCGGCGGCGACCAGTTCCGTCCCCTGGGCGAGTCGGCCGGGTACGGCTTCCCCGATCAGTTCGTGGTTCCGGTCGGGAAGGCCGGTCGCGTCGTCCCGGAACCCCGGATACCGGGCGAAGGCCCGCCCGTCCTCCAGTCGGAAGGGCGGAGCCCCGTGCGTGGCCTCATCGGTGATCGCCGTGACCAGTTCGTCGACCGCGCCCGCCTGCGCGAGAGAGAGCCGCACCCGGCGCTTGACGTCCAGGGAGTTCCTGAGCTCGTCGGTGAGGTACTCGTCGGCGAGCGCCGCGATACCGGCGCAGACCTCTCGCCGGGTCCCGGCGTCCAGGGCGGGAAAGTCGTCCTGGACCAGCTTGGCGAGCTCCCAGGTGAAGTGGCGCTTGAAGAGCGCGTCCCTGTCGGGCCCCGCCTCCACGAGAGAGGCCGCGTGCTTCATGATCGCGGCAGTGCAGCGCAGCCGGGACAGGTGGTCGGCCCGGTAGGTGATGTTGCTCGCGTCGCCGCGCTTCACCGCGTAGTAGAAGGTGTAGTCCGAGAGCACCGAGATCTTCCGGGCCCGGACGCACGCCTCGATGGTGAACGGCTGGTCGCTGCCGACCGGCAGGTCCTCCGGGAAGCGCAACCTGTGGTTCTCGACCAGTTCACGGCGGAAGAGCTTGGTGTTCGCCAGTGTGAACGGCAGGCTCGAGCGGAAGAGGCCGAGGTCCGGATCGTTCTTGACGTACAGCTTCTGGTGCACGTACCGGCCGTTGGTTCCGACCATCTTGCCGACTACCACGTCGGACTCGTGCTCGTCCGCGTAGGCCACCATCCGTTCCAGAGCTTCCTCGCCCAGACGGTCGTCGGAACCGACGAAGTACACGAACCGGCCGGTGGCCACGTCCAGCGCCCTGTTGCTGGGAGCCGCAGGACCACCGGAGTTGGCCTGGTGGATGACCTTGACCGTGCCGGGGTACCGCTCGGCGAACCGGTCGAGTTCCTCGCCGCTCCCGTCCGTCGACCCGTCGTCCACCGCGACGACCTCGAGGCGGTCGAGGCCGATGCTCTGGCCGACGAGTGAGTCCAGGCATTCCGTCAGGTAGGGCATCGTGTTGTAGACGGCTACGACGACGGTGACGTCAGGCTTCTCGCTCATGCCGGCACCTCGGCAACCGGCTCGCCGGCTCCACTCCGGTCGTCTCCGTCCAGTAGGCGGGTGTAGACGCCGTCGAGCACCTCCGCCTGCGCCTCCCAGGTCCACTCCTCGAGCAGCCCCTCGGAAGCGTAGGCGTCGCGGTACTTCTTCGGATCGGCGAGCACGGCCCTGACCGCACGGACGTAGTCCGCCACGTCCTGTGCCGTGAACACCTCGCCCTGCCCGGTCCGCTCGACCATCTCGCCCATCGTCCTGACGTCGCTCACGACCACCGGGAGGTGGGCGTGCGAGTACTCGAAGAACTTGGTGATCAGGGCGATCTCATGATTCGGCCAGTGGTGGATCGGGATCACACCGATATCGGCCGCGGCGAGGTACGGCACGACCTGGTGGTGCGGCACGTACGGCAGGATGTGCAGCCTCTGCGACACACCGAGTTCCATGGCCCGGGCCGTCAGCTGTCTCACGTGGTCCGACGTGGCCCGCAGCACCACGAACGCGGTATGAGTGTCGGGCAGTTGCGGCAGCGACTCGACCATGACGTCGAGTCCACGCTGCGGGGCGGCAGATCCGCTGTACACGACGAGCGGTACGTCCGGACCGATCCCGCACAGTTCCCGCAGGTCCGGTACGGGCTCGGCACCCTGCTCGGGCGAAGTCTCCGCGCCGGGCGCGTTCAGCACGACCGCCGGCCTGTCCTTCAGCCCGTGGCGCTCGGCCAGCATGTCGGCGAGCGTCTCGGAGACGGTGATCACCGCGTCGGCGTACGGGGAGAACTCCCGCTCGTAGGCACACTGCGCGACGTGCCACCGGGGGTGCGGGTCCCAGGGCTTGATGCCCGGCAGGTACTCGTGGGCGTCCCAGACGAGCTTCACCCGGCGGCCCCTGGCGCTCGCCCGCAGTTTGGCCCGCGCGCCGACGCCGAGCATCCTGAAGTCGTTGGCATGGATCAGGTCGGGCTCGAGGGAGTCGATGACCTTGCCGTAGGCCAGTTCCATGTCCCACAGCGCCGGATCGAGCCGGCGCCAGGCGCGATCCCCCATGGTGCGCAGCCAGAACGCGGTGGAGAACCGGTCGAGGGGTGAGGTCATGTCCTTGCGGCGCTGTTCCAGGGCGGTCGTCCGGCCGGCGCGCACCCCCACCCACTTGCTCATGACCTTGGACAGCGCGCGTGGCGGCAGCAGCCCGATCTTGCGGACGGCCGACTTCCCGTGCCCGGCCTGGATGAGCTGAATGTTCAGCTCGGTCCGCCACGCCTTCATCCGCTGTCGGCGATAGGCGGCCAGCGGTCCCGGTCTGTACGCGAGGGGCGCCCGCAGGACGGCACGGCGGTACTCGTGCCGCCTGCGGTGCAAGGGCGTCGGCACGTGCAGCAGCCTGACCTCCGCATCGCCGACCTTCCAGCACTGTTCCCTCTTGCTCGGTGACTTGCCCAGCAGCACGACGTCCCAGCCCGCGGCAGCCGCGGATCGGGCCTCCTTCTGGACACGCGAGTCACCGTTCACACCGTTGTCCACGAGCATGACGATCTTGCCGCGGGAGCCACGCCGTGCTCCCACCACCGAACTGTCAACCGCCATGATGAGCGGGTTCTCCTGTCTCAAGAACGACCGTACGACCACTGCACGCCGAATCCAGCACCGCCGCGGCCACCTCGACGGTCCGCAGCCCCTGCCTCAGCGTGCAGATGTCGGCAGGCTCCCCCCGGACAGCGTCCCGGAAGAGCTCGTGCTCGACAAGCAGCGGCTCCCGCTTCGGAATGGCGTAGCGGACCATGTCTCCCTCGGAGACACCGCGGAACGCGCGCAGCGCCTCCCACTCCGTGGTCACCGACGCGTTGGAGTGGAAGGTGAGGTCGGCGGTGAGCGTGTCGGCGACGAAGCAGCCGCGTGCGCCGGTGACCGAGGTGAAGCGTTCCTTGAGCGGGCTCAGCCAGTTGACCAGGTGGTTGACCATCGTGCCGTCGGAGAGCTGACCGACCGCCGAGACCATGTCCTCGTGCGGGCGGCCGGACTTCGAGACGGTGTGGGCCGCCACCGAGGTGTACGCCTGGCCGGTCACCCAGCCCGTCAGGTCGATGTCGTGCGTGGCGAGGTCCTTGACCACCCCGACGTCCGCGATGCGGTGCGGAAAGGGTCCCTGACGGCGCGTCACGACTTGGTACACGTCGCCGAGTTCGCCGGCCTCCAGCCGGGTGCGCAGGGAGCGCAGGGCCGGGTTGCACCGCTCGATGTGTCCGACGCCGGCCAGCAGTCCCCGGGACTCGAACGCCTCGACCAGGCGGCGGGCCCCCTCGACCGTGTCGGCCAGCGGCTTCTCGATCAGGGCGCGGACCCCGGCGTCGGCCAGTCGCAGGCCGACCTCCTCGTGCAGGCCGGTCGGGCAGGCCACGACCGCGTAGTCGACGCCCAGGGCGACGAGTTCCTCGACGGTGGAGAGGACGGGTGCGCCCCGCGCCCA from Streptomyces sp. NBC_01754 includes:
- a CDS encoding glycosyltransferase family 4 protein → MAVDSSVVGARRGSRGKIVMLVDNGVNGDSRVQKEARSAAAAGWDVVLLGKSPSKREQCWKVGDAEVRLLHVPTPLHRRRHEYRRAVLRAPLAYRPGPLAAYRRQRMKAWRTELNIQLIQAGHGKSAVRKIGLLPPRALSKVMSKWVGVRAGRTTALEQRRKDMTSPLDRFSTAFWLRTMGDRAWRRLDPALWDMELAYGKVIDSLEPDLIHANDFRMLGVGARAKLRASARGRRVKLVWDAHEYLPGIKPWDPHPRWHVAQCAYEREFSPYADAVITVSETLADMLAERHGLKDRPAVVLNAPGAETSPEQGAEPVPDLRELCGIGPDVPLVVYSGSAAPQRGLDVMVESLPQLPDTHTAFVVLRATSDHVRQLTARAMELGVSQRLHILPYVPHHQVVPYLAAADIGVIPIHHWPNHEIALITKFFEYSHAHLPVVVSDVRTMGEMVERTGQGEVFTAQDVADYVRAVRAVLADPKKYRDAYASEGLLEEWTWEAQAEVLDGVYTRLLDGDDRSGAGEPVAEVPA
- the rplU gene encoding 50S ribosomal protein L21; the protein is MYAIVRSGGRQHKVAVGDIVEVDKIPTAKVGDTVELSTLLVVDGDAVTSDPWVLDGIKVQAEIVDHHKGAKIDILRYKNKTGYRRRQGHRQQYTAIKVTGIPAAAK
- the rpmA gene encoding 50S ribosomal protein L27, giving the protein MAHKKGASSTRNGRDSNAQRLGVKRFGGQAVNAGEILVRQRGTHFHPGAGVGRGGDDTLFALTAGAVEFGTHRGRKVVNIVPVAA
- a CDS encoding acyltransferase, yielding MNYRVQPTAQVDDSAELGDGSSVWELAQIREGARLGKGCVVGRGAYVGTGVRIGDNVKLQNYALVYEPAELGDGVFVGPAVVLTNDHNPRSVDPEGRQKRGGDWEAVGVRVAEGASLGARSVCVAPLRIGRWAMVAAGAVVTKDVPDFALVVGVPARRVGWVGRSGVKLAERTDEPGVWECPQTGALHDESDGVLTERAG
- a CDS encoding nucleotide sugar dehydrogenase; this encodes MNICVVALGKIGLPLAVQFAAKGHKVIGADVDEKVVELVNAATEPFPGEHDLDVRLKETVGAGLLSATTDTTAAVAASDAVVVVVPLFVDAEGSPDFGWMDSATKAVAAGLRPGTLVSYETTLPVGTTRTRWAPMLAEGSGLTPGRDFHLVFSPERVLTGRVFADLRRYPKLVGGVDEESARRGVEFYETVLDFDAREDLPRPNGVWDLGTAEASELAKLAETTYRDVNIGLANQFARFADRHGIDVKKVIEACNSQPYSHIHQPGIAVGGHCIPVYPRMYLWNDPEATVVRSAREANAAMPAYAVDLLAAAYGDLDGAGVLVLGAAYRGGVKETAFSGVFGVVEALKARGAVPFVSDPMYTADELTAHGLVPHEGQTVTAAVLQADHAEYRELAAADLPDVRVLVDGRRTTDPARWVGVRRVVIGG
- a CDS encoding Gfo/Idh/MocA family protein, translating into MTAAVLRAGLIGLGSMGRHHARVLAGLDGVALAGVVDPMGDRNGWARGAPVLSTVEELVALGVDYAVVACPTGLHEEVGLRLADAGVRALIEKPLADTVEGARRLVEAFESRGLLAGVGHIERCNPALRSLRTRLEAGELGDVYQVVTRRQGPFPHRIADVGVVKDLATHDIDLTGWVTGQAYTSVAAHTVSKSGRPHEDMVSAVGQLSDGTMVNHLVNWLSPLKERFTSVTGARGCFVADTLTADLTFHSNASVTTEWEALRAFRGVSEGDMVRYAIPKREPLLVEHELFRDAVRGEPADICTLRQGLRTVEVAAAVLDSACSGRTVVLETGEPAHHGG
- a CDS encoding glycosyltransferase family 2 protein, yielding MSEKPDVTVVVAVYNTMPYLTECLDSLVGQSIGLDRLEVVAVDDGSTDGSGEELDRFAERYPGTVKVIHQANSGGPAAPSNRALDVATGRFVYFVGSDDRLGEEALERMVAYADEHESDVVVGKMVGTNGRYVHQKLYVKNDPDLGLFRSSLPFTLANTKLFRRELVENHRLRFPEDLPVGSDQPFTIEACVRARKISVLSDYTFYYAVKRGDASNITYRADHLSRLRCTAAIMKHAASLVEAGPDRDALFKRHFTWELAKLVQDDFPALDAGTRREVCAGIAALADEYLTDELRNSLDVKRRVRLSLAQAGAVDELVTAITDEATHGAPPFRLEDGRAFARYPGFRDDATGLPDRNHELIGEAVPGRLAQGTELVAAEWDQADDDLYLVLTVRVGVLGDTDSLTVRLAARAMPKSADGPGARRLPPEYELPPLAGDFTRSETEDGRATELRGRIPVQPVRTKAGVRVYVDVAGSAYEIPVRADGTAMPLARRWGRTVPYRASVNVNSKGRLVLTTAPLWETRTSVFKRLRSKISRSKRK